TTGGGGATTTCCATGGAGCGGGACCACGTGTCCCCCTCCGCCAGTTTGCCCAGTTTCCAGACACCGGGCTTTTTCTTGTCCCTCAACCAGGTTTCTCCAACCACCTTGGAGTTGATCGGCTCGCCATCCTCACCGCGCACCTCGGTCCTTGTGTAAGAGACCGAGGCCAGATCCCCCTGCATGGTGACGGAGGTGATCCTGGCGTTATAAACCTTGCGCCTGATGGCCAGTACTTTCAGGAAGTCTTCCTTGCTTATCTTCGCGTCGGTAAAATCCGGCGCCAGAAAGCTTTGGGCCATCTGCATGTTCCCGGAGGCTATGCCCAGGCTCAGCGAGTTGAACGAAGCCCGGACGTTGGCGGACTCATCCTCCGCGGCGCCCCTGAAGAAATAGGTGTACGCGACGTAACCGGCTATGGCCGCCACGCAAACCGCTATCGTTATCTTGCCCTTCATAATCTATAAGCCCGCGTTTGAAATAAACTGGCTTTGCGCCTGGGTTATAACCATCATTTCTTGCCCCCCTCAGCGCTTGCCGGAGCGGCCGGTGGCGCTGGCGGAGCGCCAGGCGCGGGAACCGCGCCGGGAGCTGTTCCTGGAGCCGCCTTGCCCTTATCCCCATCCTTGGCGCCGACGGCGCCCTCGAGGAACCGGTAAGTGGTGGCCATACACGAAAGCTGGATCTTGGTGCCCTGTTGCTGGGCCTGTTGTTTGGCCGCCGGGGCCGCCTGCTTGGCGCCCGTGGCCACCGTCTGCATCTTCATGTCCCCGATGGTGACTATCCTGGGCAGATGCGCTATCTCGTCGAAGAACATGAGGATGTTATGGAACTTGCCGGTAACCTCTATGCTCACCGGCACCTCGGCGTAAAACTCCCTCATCTGCTCAGGCTGGGGTTTGAAAGTAAGGAACTCCAGCTGGCTCTGGGTGCCGAGGTTTGAAACCTGCTCCAGAAGCTCGGGGATTTCTTTTTCAGAGGGAAGCTGTTTTGCGGCCTCCGCCCGGTCGGCCTCCAGCTTGGTGATCTTTTCTTTGAGTTTGTTGAGCTTGCTGGCGTGGGCGCGGTTGTCCTCCACTTCCTTCTGGACCTTCGCCAGGTCCTGCTCCAGCTGGACTATGGTTTCGTCCTGACCGCGGATAACGAGGAAATAGAAGATGACCAGCAGAAGGACGGCCACGCCGCCCACCGCCGCGAACCTTTGCCAGTTGGGCAAAGGATATAGCTTCTCGTAGGGGATTTTCTCAAAAACCTTGTCGAGATCCACCGTCTTCCTCCAGGTTACGCCTATATGGCAAGGAACCGCCCGTCCGGGCTATTCCTTCTTCTCCTTCTTGGCCCCGTTCTTGGCCGAGGGCTTAGAGGCCGCCTTGGCCGCTTCCTCAGCCTCCTTCCGCTTTCTCTCCTCCTCCTGAATCTTCAACCCGATGGCGGTCATCGCCTGCACGGTGAATTTCATGAGGGTCTCATTACCGATCTTGGCCTGCGTGATCTCCTTGAGCTCCACGTTGGCGAACTGGTCCGACTCCTCCATGCCCTTCATGAGCCTGGCCACGGCCGTGTTCGCGAACGAATAACCCTGGACGGTCACCTGGCCCCGCAGGTCGTTGAGATTTGTCAGCCATATCTCCGGAGGGAGTATGACGTTGAGGTTGTCCAGGTAAGGCGTGGGGCCGCGCTTGAACTCCACCAGCATGTTGATGGCCCCCAGGATGGACGATAACTGCTTCTCCTGGACCTCCATCTTCCTGACTTCTTCTCTTATCTTCTTCTGGGTCTCCAGCTCCTTCTTGGAGCTTTCGATCTTCTCGGAGGTGTCGGTTATCTGGCTGGCCTTGGCCTGCCACCAGAACCCGCACAGCACGAAAGCGCCCGCGATGATCATCAGCCCCATCACAAGCTGTTGCTGTATTAACAGACGGTCTTTAGCGTGGCGGTCCGCGAGAAGGTTGATCCTGATCATTTGTCGCCCAGCCTTCTGATGGCAAGCCCAACGGCCACAACGGCCATCGGCGCGATTTTCTCGATGTATTCCGGATCGAAGACCTTGGTGTTCACCTTTATGTTCCGGAAGGGGTTTATCAGCTCGCAGGAAAGCCCCAGCTCCTGGCCCATAATGGTCTCCACCCCTTCGATCATGGCGGTGCCGCCGCAAACGCGCACCCGCCTTACACGGCTCTCCGAGGTGCGGTGGTACATGTCGAAAGTTTTCTTCAGCTCGTCGCAGATCGCGGCCAAACCGGCCTTTAAGTGGGGTATCACCTGCTCACGGCGGAGGCCCCCCTCAAACACGCCCAGCTTGTACTTTTCCGCTTCCTTAAAGGGCACGTTCATGTTCTTCTGGATCGTCTCGGATATCTTGTTGCCCCCCATGGGAATGTCCCTGGTGTAGGCGGTTATGCCGTTCTCTATTATGTTCACGTTGGTGATTGAGGCGCCTATGTTCACCAGCGCCACGGTGTCGTCGGCGTCCAGCCCATACGCCGCCTCGTAACCGTTCTCCAGGGCGAACACGTCCAGGTCCGCCACCGACGGCTTGAGCCCAGCGTTCTTTAAAATTTCCGCCTGCTCGCCCAGCACATCCTTTTTCACGGCCACAAGAAGCACGTCCATCTGCCGGTCTTCATTCTCCGGCAGTTTCTGCCCCTTCTTGGGGATGGGACCCTCGTGCTTGACTATCTGGAAATCTACATTGACCTCGTCTATGTCGAAAGGAATGTATTGCTCGGCCTCCTGCTGGATGGATTCGGCCAGGTCGTCTTCGCTCATAAGTGGCACGGTGATCTTCTTTATGATCACCGACTGGCCGGAAACGGAGAAAGCGCAGTTCTTGATGGAAGAAGGCACCTTCTCGGCGGCCATGAGGTTTTTCAGGGTGTCGGATACGGCTCCGGGGTTCTCCACCTCCCGCTCCACGATCGCATCGGGAGGCAAGGGGATCATGCCGAAATTAGCGAGTTCGTAACCGCGCTTGGTCTTTTTGACTAGCGCAAGCTTTATGGAGTAGGAACCTATGTCCACCCCAAGACAGGGCCTGTTGGTCAATGCGAATAACACGGCCTACCTCTTCTTTTTATGGAATCAGTCAGTCGTCGCCAAAAACCCCGACGCGGTCGTCCAGATCCAGCCCCAGGGCGATTAGAATCTTCCGCTTGGTGTCCAACCTGCAAAAGTACCCTTTCTCCACCCGATCGATGGTCTGAACCGAAAGCCCGGTTTTCCGCGCCAGCTCAGCTTTACTCATCATCTTGGACTCACGGATCTCCCTAACCCTGTTCGGCTTCAGCTCTTCTCGCCCACCGCCAGCTTGCGACATCCGTGACCCCTCCAGAAATATAGTCTCTAATTACTATAAAAAACCATTTCCGGAGAACTTATCACGAAAGAAACTTAATTGTCAATAATTATTTAAAATTTGGGGTTAATTAATTGTATATTACATTATATTAATATTCTATTTTAAATTATATGAAATAAAATCAACTAATTTAAACCCATAAATAGATAATTACCAATTAATACACATGCCATTATATGATAATTAGCGTCAATTTTATGACACTACCTCCTATAAGCGCTCTATCCGGGCGGACATACTTGTCAAATCCACCAACGCCACAGTGGAATCCTTTTTTATCCATCCGCAACATTCTCCCGGGTTGACTAGAAGTGATCCGTTTTTCTTTTGAACCACAGCCTCATGGGTATGGCCAAAAACGATGAGGTCC
This DNA window, taken from Nitrospinota bacterium, encodes the following:
- a CDS encoding type 4a pilus biogenesis protein PilO — translated: MDLDKVFEKIPYEKLYPLPNWQRFAAVGGVAVLLLVIFYFLVIRGQDETIVQLEQDLAKVQKEVEDNRAHASKLNKLKEKITKLEADRAEAAKQLPSEKEIPELLEQVSNLGTQSQLEFLTFKPQPEQMREFYAEVPVSIEVTGKFHNILMFFDEIAHLPRIVTIGDMKMQTVATGAKQAAPAAKQQAQQQGTKIQLSCMATTYRFLEGAVGAKDGDKGKAAPGTAPGAVPAPGAPPAPPAAPASAEGGKK
- a CDS encoding PilN domain-containing protein translates to MIRINLLADRHAKDRLLIQQQLVMGLMIIAGAFVLCGFWWQAKASQITDTSEKIESSKKELETQKKIREEVRKMEVQEKQLSSILGAINMLVEFKRGPTPYLDNLNVILPPEIWLTNLNDLRGQVTVQGYSFANTAVARLMKGMEESDQFANVELKEITQAKIGNETLMKFTVQAMTAIGLKIQEEERKRKEAEEAAKAASKPSAKNGAKKEKKE
- the pilM gene encoding type IV pilus assembly protein PilM, with translation MLFALTNRPCLGVDIGSYSIKLALVKKTKRGYELANFGMIPLPPDAIVEREVENPGAVSDTLKNLMAAEKVPSSIKNCAFSVSGQSVIIKKITVPLMSEDDLAESIQQEAEQYIPFDIDEVNVDFQIVKHEGPIPKKGQKLPENEDRQMDVLLVAVKKDVLGEQAEILKNAGLKPSVADLDVFALENGYEAAYGLDADDTVALVNIGASITNVNIIENGITAYTRDIPMGGNKISETIQKNMNVPFKEAEKYKLGVFEGGLRREQVIPHLKAGLAAICDELKKTFDMYHRTSESRVRRVRVCGGTAMIEGVETIMGQELGLSCELINPFRNIKVNTKVFDPEYIEKIAPMAVVAVGLAIRRLGDK
- a CDS encoding helix-turn-helix transcriptional regulator → MKPNRVREIRESKMMSKAELARKTGLSVQTIDRVEKGYFCRLDTKRKILIALGLDLDDRVGVFGDD